Proteins from a genomic interval of Gossypium hirsutum isolate 1008001.06 chromosome A09, Gossypium_hirsutum_v2.1, whole genome shotgun sequence:
- the LOC107896501 gene encoding zinc finger A20 and AN1 domain-containing stress-associated protein 1 has product MGSEQNQGTSFPPSEPKLCANGCGFFGTAANMNLCSKCYRDLRAGEEQAAKAKAAMEKSLSVKPKEDVVVETFKPVEKLPHAGSSSAAVEQPAVALSGDEQPEPKLSSRCFICRKKIGLTGFKCRCGSTFCGEHRYPEKHECSFDFKGTGRDAIASANPVIKADKLERF; this is encoded by the coding sequence ATGGGGTCTGAACAGAATCAAGGAACCAGCTTTCCCCCGTCGGAGCCGAAGCTTTGCGCTAACGGTTGCGGGTTTTTCGGAACGGCGGCGAACATGAACCTCTGCTCCAAGTGTTACCGGGACCTCCGTGCTGGGGAGGAGCAAGCGGCGAAGGCGAAAGCTGCCATGGAGAAATCCCTTAGCGTCAAACCGAAAGAAGATGTTGTTGTGGAGACGTTTAAGCCCGTTGAGAAGCTGCCTCATGCGGGTTCATCATCAGCGGCGGTTGAGCAACCGGCGGTGGCTCTCTCCGGTGATGAACAGCCCGAGCCAAAATTGTCGAGCAGGTGCTTTATCTGCAGAAAGAAGATTGGATTGACTGGGTTTAAGTGCCGATGCGGGAGTACGTTCTGTGGGGAGCACCGGTACCCAGAAAAACACGAGTGCTCCTTCGATTTCAAGGGTACTGGACGCGATGCGATTGCCAGTGCAAATCCCGTCATCAAAGCTGACAAATTGGAGAGGTTTTGA
- the LOC107896502 gene encoding kinesin-like protein KIN-UA isoform X1, with translation MASGGANYRNGTQRNSLKGTTTATDRQLSMNLNPSKAALKNKSLSSVGASSGLRKSSPGSLGGGTAKDDAGVPGRVRVAVRLRPRNAEESVADADFADCVELQPEFKRLKLRKNNWDTDTYEFDEVLTEFASQKRVYEVVAKPVVESVLDGYNGTVMAYGQTGTGKTYTLGRLGEEDTADRGIIVRAMEDILADVSLESDSVSVSYLQLYMESLQDLLDPTNDNISIVEDPKSGDVSLPGATLVEIRDQQSFLELLQLGEAHRYAANTRLNTESSRSHALLMVHVKRSVKGRELAHSSQNGNSTNMAKSLRPTLVRKGKLVVVDLAGSERIDKSGSEGHTLEEAKSINLSLSALGKCINALAENSAHVPVRDSKLTRLLRDSFGGTARTSLVITIGPSPRHRGETTSTIMFGQRAMKVENMLKLKEEFDYKSLARKLDIQLDKLIMEHERKQKAFEEEIERITTDTQNQISEAERNYADAMEKERLKYQKDYMESIKKLEEKWMMNQHKLGERKDQMASTAEEVAELQKLLSKETSLRKAAEEEVNNLKSQLAQLKMSEASANSEILKLQKMLEDEAYRKEKLEGEISMLQTQLLQLSFEADETRRRLDRGGPGKVLGGLDSLISQVRPQVNDSVNEEKASIANLFEQVGLQKILSLLEAEDADVRIHAVKVVANLAAEESNQQKIVEAGGLTSLLLLLGSSEDEMIHRVAAGAIANLAMNETNQELILSEGGIRLLSITAANAEDPQTLRMVAGAIANLCGNDKLQNKLRDEGGIKALLGMVKCGHPDVLAQVARGIANFAKCESRASAQGSKTGRSLLIEDGALPWIVQNANNDASPIRRHIELAVCHLAQHEVNARDMITGGALWELVRISQDCSREDIRTLAHRTLTSSPTFLAELRRLRIDY, from the exons ATGGCTAGTGGTGGTGCAAATTATAGGAATGGGACTCAGAGGAACTCTCTCAAAGGAACAACCACAGCAACAGACAGGCAACTATCTATGAACTTGAACCCTTCAAAGGCTGCACTAAAAAACAAGTCTTTGTCTTCGGTTGGTGCATCTTCTGGGCTAAGGAAGAGTAGCCCTGGGTCACTTGGAGGTGGAACTGCCAAAGATGATGCTGGGG TTCCTGGAAGAGTTCGAGTGGCTGTGAGATTACGTCCACGTAATGCAGAAGAGTCGGTGGCAGATGCTGATTTTGCTGATTGTGTAGAACTTCAACCAGAG TTTAAGAGGTTAAAGCTTCGGAAAAACAATTGGGACACAGATACCTACGAGTTCGATGAAGTGCTTACGGAGTTTGCATCACAAAAGCGTGTGTATGAAGTTGTTGCAAAGCCTGTTGTGGAG AGCGTTTTGGATGGTTATAATGGAACGGTCATGGCTTATGGTCAGACCGGTACTGGGAAAACATATACGCTTGGACGACTTGGGGAGGAAGATACGGCTGATCGCGGCATTATAGTCCGTGCTATGGAGGATATATTGGCAGATGTTTCGTTGGAAAGTGACTCTGTTTCAGTCTCCTATTTGCAG CTCTACATGGAGAGCTTACAGGATCTTCTTGATCCTACAAACGACAACATTTCCATTGTGGAAGACCCAAAGTCTGGAGATGTTTCACTACCTGGGGCTACCCTAGTCGAAATAAGAGATCAGCAGAGTTTCTTGGAATTACTCCAATTAGGGGAAGCTCATCGCTATGCTGCAAACACAAGATTGAATACTGAATCTTCTCGAAGTCATGCTCTTTTGATG GTACATGTCAAAAGATCTGTCAAGGGAAGAGAACTTGCTCATTCAAGTCAAAATGGTAACAGTACCAACATGGCTAAATCTCTTAGGCCTACACTTGTTCGAAAGGGCAAGTTAGTTGTTGTAGATCTTGCTGGTTCAGAGAGGATTGATAAGTCAG GGAGCGAAGGCCATACACTTGAGGAAGCCAAATCTATCAATCTTTCTTTGAGTGCATTAGGGAAGTGCATTAATGCGCTGGCAGAGAATAGTGCTCATGTTCCAGTTCGTGATTCGAAGCTTACAAGGTTACTTCGAGATTCATTTGGAG GCACAGCAAGAACATCATTGGTTATAACTATAGGTCCATCCCCACGTCATCGTGGAGAAACGACTAGCACTATAATGTTTGGACAGAGG GCTATGAAAGTGGAGAATATGTTGAAGCTTAAGGAAGAATTTGATTACAAAAGTTTGGCTAGAAAGCTAGACATACAGTTAGACAAACTGATTATGGAACATGAGAGGAAACAGAAAGCTTTTGAAGAAGAGATTGAAAGAATAACCACAGATACTCAAAACCAAATCTCTGAGGCTGAAAGAAATTATGCAGATGCAATGgag AAGGAAAGATTGAAGTATCAGAAGGACTATATGGAATCAATAAAGAAGCTTGAGGAGAAATGGATGATGAATCAACATAAGCTAGGTGAAAGAAAG GACCAGATGGCATCCACCGCTGAAGAAGTTGCTGAGCTACAAAAGCTACTTAGCAAAGAAACGTCACTAAGGAAAGCAGCTGAAGAGGAAGTCAATAACCTTAAAAGTCAACTTGCTCAATTGAAAATGTCTGAG GCATCAGCAAATTCTGAGATCTTGAAACTGCAAAAGATGCTGGAAGATGAGGCATATCGAAAGGAAAAACTTGAAGGGGAAATATCAATGCTACAAACGCAGTTATTGCAGCTAAGTTTTGAAGCTGACGAG ACTAGAAGAAGGCTTGACAGAGGTGGGCCTGGCAAAGTCCTGGGTGGTCTAGATTCTCTCATCTCTCAAGTTAGACCACAGGTAAATGATTCAGTAAATGAAGAAAAAGCCTCAATAGCAAACCTCTTTGAACAAG TGGGATTGCAAAAGATCTTGTCATTGCTTGAAGCAGAAGATGCTGATGTGCGGATTCATGCTGTGAAAGTGGTAGCAAATTTAGCAGCTGAGG AATCAAATCAGCAGAAGATTGTAGAAGCTGGAGGTCTAACGTCCTTGCTGTTGCTGCTTGGAAGCTCCGAGGATGAGATGATTCATAGAGTTGCAGCTGGTGCAATTGCCAATCTTGCGATGAATG AAACCAACCAGGAACTCATACTGTCTGAGGGGGGCATTAGATTGTTATCAATAACTGCAGCTAATGCTGAGGATCCACAAACACTTAGAATGGTTGCTGGTGCCATCGCCAATCTCTGTGGCAATG ATAAGCTGCAGAATAAGCTAAGAGATGAAGGTGGTATCAAGGCATTGCTCGGAATGGTCAAATGCGGACATCCAGATGTTCTTGCTCAAGTTGCACGTGGAATAGCAAACTTCGCTAAATGCGAGTCAAGAGCATCAGCTCAAG GAAGTAAAACTGGCAGGTCTCTTCTGATCGAGGATGGAGCACTTCCTTGGATTGTACAGAATGCTAACAATGATGCCTCTCCAATCCGACGGCATATTGAACTCGCAGTCTGCCACTTAGCACAACATG AAGTGAATGCTAGAGACATGATAACCGGAGGTGCCTTATGGGAACTGGTTCGCATCTCCCAAGACTGTTCCAGGGAAGACATAAGAACTCTTGCGCACCGGACGCTTACTTCCAGCCCCACCTTCTTAGCCGAACTGAGGCGGCTACGAATAGACTATTGA
- the LOC107896502 gene encoding kinesin-like protein KIN-UA isoform X2: protein MYPFPASGQKNYFQPVIVFQWWSLPKLSIVSSSVLDGYNGTVMAYGQTGTGKTYTLGRLGEEDTADRGIIVRAMEDILADVSLESDSVSVSYLQLYMESLQDLLDPTNDNISIVEDPKSGDVSLPGATLVEIRDQQSFLELLQLGEAHRYAANTRLNTESSRSHALLMVHVKRSVKGRELAHSSQNGNSTNMAKSLRPTLVRKGKLVVVDLAGSERIDKSGSEGHTLEEAKSINLSLSALGKCINALAENSAHVPVRDSKLTRLLRDSFGGTARTSLVITIGPSPRHRGETTSTIMFGQRAMKVENMLKLKEEFDYKSLARKLDIQLDKLIMEHERKQKAFEEEIERITTDTQNQISEAERNYADAMEKERLKYQKDYMESIKKLEEKWMMNQHKLGERKDQMASTAEEVAELQKLLSKETSLRKAAEEEVNNLKSQLAQLKMSEASANSEILKLQKMLEDEAYRKEKLEGEISMLQTQLLQLSFEADETRRRLDRGGPGKVLGGLDSLISQVRPQVNDSVNEEKASIANLFEQVGLQKILSLLEAEDADVRIHAVKVVANLAAEESNQQKIVEAGGLTSLLLLLGSSEDEMIHRVAAGAIANLAMNETNQELILSEGGIRLLSITAANAEDPQTLRMVAGAIANLCGNDKLQNKLRDEGGIKALLGMVKCGHPDVLAQVARGIANFAKCESRASAQGSKTGRSLLIEDGALPWIVQNANNDASPIRRHIELAVCHLAQHEVNARDMITGGALWELVRISQDCSREDIRTLAHRTLTSSPTFLAELRRLRIDY, encoded by the exons atgTATCCCTTTCCTGCTTCAGGCCAAAAGAATTACTTTCAGCCTGTCATTGTGTTTCAGTGGTGGTCTCTTCCCAAGTTATCAATTGTTTCTTCT AGCGTTTTGGATGGTTATAATGGAACGGTCATGGCTTATGGTCAGACCGGTACTGGGAAAACATATACGCTTGGACGACTTGGGGAGGAAGATACGGCTGATCGCGGCATTATAGTCCGTGCTATGGAGGATATATTGGCAGATGTTTCGTTGGAAAGTGACTCTGTTTCAGTCTCCTATTTGCAG CTCTACATGGAGAGCTTACAGGATCTTCTTGATCCTACAAACGACAACATTTCCATTGTGGAAGACCCAAAGTCTGGAGATGTTTCACTACCTGGGGCTACCCTAGTCGAAATAAGAGATCAGCAGAGTTTCTTGGAATTACTCCAATTAGGGGAAGCTCATCGCTATGCTGCAAACACAAGATTGAATACTGAATCTTCTCGAAGTCATGCTCTTTTGATG GTACATGTCAAAAGATCTGTCAAGGGAAGAGAACTTGCTCATTCAAGTCAAAATGGTAACAGTACCAACATGGCTAAATCTCTTAGGCCTACACTTGTTCGAAAGGGCAAGTTAGTTGTTGTAGATCTTGCTGGTTCAGAGAGGATTGATAAGTCAG GGAGCGAAGGCCATACACTTGAGGAAGCCAAATCTATCAATCTTTCTTTGAGTGCATTAGGGAAGTGCATTAATGCGCTGGCAGAGAATAGTGCTCATGTTCCAGTTCGTGATTCGAAGCTTACAAGGTTACTTCGAGATTCATTTGGAG GCACAGCAAGAACATCATTGGTTATAACTATAGGTCCATCCCCACGTCATCGTGGAGAAACGACTAGCACTATAATGTTTGGACAGAGG GCTATGAAAGTGGAGAATATGTTGAAGCTTAAGGAAGAATTTGATTACAAAAGTTTGGCTAGAAAGCTAGACATACAGTTAGACAAACTGATTATGGAACATGAGAGGAAACAGAAAGCTTTTGAAGAAGAGATTGAAAGAATAACCACAGATACTCAAAACCAAATCTCTGAGGCTGAAAGAAATTATGCAGATGCAATGgag AAGGAAAGATTGAAGTATCAGAAGGACTATATGGAATCAATAAAGAAGCTTGAGGAGAAATGGATGATGAATCAACATAAGCTAGGTGAAAGAAAG GACCAGATGGCATCCACCGCTGAAGAAGTTGCTGAGCTACAAAAGCTACTTAGCAAAGAAACGTCACTAAGGAAAGCAGCTGAAGAGGAAGTCAATAACCTTAAAAGTCAACTTGCTCAATTGAAAATGTCTGAG GCATCAGCAAATTCTGAGATCTTGAAACTGCAAAAGATGCTGGAAGATGAGGCATATCGAAAGGAAAAACTTGAAGGGGAAATATCAATGCTACAAACGCAGTTATTGCAGCTAAGTTTTGAAGCTGACGAG ACTAGAAGAAGGCTTGACAGAGGTGGGCCTGGCAAAGTCCTGGGTGGTCTAGATTCTCTCATCTCTCAAGTTAGACCACAGGTAAATGATTCAGTAAATGAAGAAAAAGCCTCAATAGCAAACCTCTTTGAACAAG TGGGATTGCAAAAGATCTTGTCATTGCTTGAAGCAGAAGATGCTGATGTGCGGATTCATGCTGTGAAAGTGGTAGCAAATTTAGCAGCTGAGG AATCAAATCAGCAGAAGATTGTAGAAGCTGGAGGTCTAACGTCCTTGCTGTTGCTGCTTGGAAGCTCCGAGGATGAGATGATTCATAGAGTTGCAGCTGGTGCAATTGCCAATCTTGCGATGAATG AAACCAACCAGGAACTCATACTGTCTGAGGGGGGCATTAGATTGTTATCAATAACTGCAGCTAATGCTGAGGATCCACAAACACTTAGAATGGTTGCTGGTGCCATCGCCAATCTCTGTGGCAATG ATAAGCTGCAGAATAAGCTAAGAGATGAAGGTGGTATCAAGGCATTGCTCGGAATGGTCAAATGCGGACATCCAGATGTTCTTGCTCAAGTTGCACGTGGAATAGCAAACTTCGCTAAATGCGAGTCAAGAGCATCAGCTCAAG GAAGTAAAACTGGCAGGTCTCTTCTGATCGAGGATGGAGCACTTCCTTGGATTGTACAGAATGCTAACAATGATGCCTCTCCAATCCGACGGCATATTGAACTCGCAGTCTGCCACTTAGCACAACATG AAGTGAATGCTAGAGACATGATAACCGGAGGTGCCTTATGGGAACTGGTTCGCATCTCCCAAGACTGTTCCAGGGAAGACATAAGAACTCTTGCGCACCGGACGCTTACTTCCAGCCCCACCTTCTTAGCCGAACTGAGGCGGCTACGAATAGACTATTGA
- the LOC107896503 gene encoding AT-hook motif nuclear-localized protein 24 codes for MDPVTSHGLSLPPPFNIRDFNLHHHHHHQQLQQQDHQFHHQNSEDEQSGSSSGVKKLERDDGSGTADGKELSIHGEGETNRRPRGRPAGSKNKPKPPIIITRDSANALRTHVVEIGDGCDIVESVSTFARRRQRGVCIMSGTGNVTNVTLRQPASAGAIVSLHGRFEILSLSGSFLPPPAPPAATSLTIYLAGGQGQVVGGSVVGTLTCSGPVVIMAASFSNAAYERLPLEEEEPPQLPIPAGAIESSPDAVGGQQQRQQQQAMAESNPPFFHGLPPNLLNSIQLPSEAFWANGGRSPF; via the coding sequence ATGGATCCAGTTACATCGCATGGTCTTTCTCTTCCGCCTCCATTTAACATCAGAGATTTCAATCTTCACCACCACCATCATCACCAGCAACTGCAGCAGCAGGATCATCAATTCCATCATCAAAACTCCGAAGATGAACAAAGCGGCAGCAGCAGCGGCGTAAAGAAACTGGAACGCGACGACGGCAGCGGCACCGCCGATGGCAAAGAGCTTAGTATCCATGGTGAAGGGGAGACGAATAGAAGGCCACGAGGCAGGCCTGCTGGATCCAAGAACAAGCCTAAGCCACCCATCATCATCACTCGCGACAGTGCCAACGCTTTACGCACTCATGTAGTGGAAATAGGCGACGGTTGCGACATCGTCGAGAGTGTATCCACCTTTGCTCGACGACGCCAAAGAGGCGTTTGCATCATGAGCGGAACTGGGAACGTCACCAATGTTACACTTCGGCAACCAGCCTCGGCTGGTGCAATCGTGAGCTTACATGGGCGTTTCGAGATATTATCATTGTCCGGTTCGTTCTTGCCTCCACCGGCACCGCCTGCAGCCACGAGTCTAACCATATACTTGGCCGGCGGGCAAGGGCAGGTCGTGGGTGGCAGTGTTGTCGGGACACTAACGTGTTCAGGCCCTGTTGTGATTATGGCAGCTTCGTTTAGTAACGCCGCGTATGAGAGGCTTCCATTGGAAGAAGAAGAGCCACCGCAGCTTCCGATACCGGCCGGTGCAATTGAATCGTCGCCGGATGCAGTAGGAGGCCAGCAGCAGCGGCAACAACAACAAGCAATGGCCGAGTCAAATCCGCCTTTTTTTCATGGACTACCACCAAATCTTCTCAATTCTATTCAATTACCAAGTGAGGCATTTTGGGCCAATGGTGGTCGCTCTCCATTCTAG